From a region of the Candidatus Zymogenaceae bacterium genome:
- a CDS encoding ABC transporter ATP-binding protein, producing MSEKNLVEVQNLKKYFPLSTSIIEGLLTREKLFVRAVDDVSFRIQKGEVMGLCGESGCGKTTTGRMIMRLLDATDGTITFDGLDITGLSGRKLRRFRPNMQMVFQDPHASLNPRMTVAENIGHSLAVQHFGTKKQRRERIAEVMESVALTPVHDIARRYPHLLSGGQKQRVVLARALAVNPKLVVADEPIAMADVSVRALILELMLKLKEEYNLTYLFVTHDLATAKYVCDRVAIMYLGVIVEIGTINEVFGNPKHPYTQALLTAVPVPDPAARRQHAIPRGEIPSAVNPPPGCRFHTRCPIADEQCSSILPDMVEISPTHRAACRLIR from the coding sequence ATGAGCGAAAAGAACCTGGTGGAAGTTCAGAATCTGAAAAAATACTTCCCCCTTTCGACGAGTATTATCGAGGGACTGCTCACCCGGGAGAAGCTTTTCGTCCGGGCGGTGGATGACGTCTCGTTTCGGATACAAAAGGGCGAGGTGATGGGCCTGTGCGGCGAGAGCGGCTGCGGCAAGACGACCACCGGGCGGATGATCATGCGTCTGTTGGACGCCACGGATGGAACGATCACGTTCGACGGCCTGGATATCACCGGGCTTTCCGGGAGAAAACTCAGGCGGTTTCGTCCCAACATGCAGATGGTCTTTCAGGATCCCCATGCCTCCCTCAATCCGCGGATGACCGTGGCGGAGAATATCGGTCACAGCCTGGCGGTGCAGCACTTTGGGACCAAAAAGCAGCGCCGGGAGCGCATCGCCGAGGTCATGGAGAGCGTCGCCCTCACCCCGGTGCACGACATTGCCCGGCGATACCCGCATCTCCTCTCCGGGGGGCAAAAACAGCGGGTGGTGCTGGCCCGGGCGCTGGCGGTGAATCCGAAACTGGTCGTGGCCGACGAGCCCATCGCCATGGCCGATGTGTCCGTTCGGGCGCTGATCCTGGAGCTGATGCTCAAGCTCAAGGAGGAGTACAACCTTACCTATCTCTTCGTCACCCACGATCTCGCCACCGCCAAGTATGTCTGCGATCGGGTTGCGATCATGTACCTCGGGGTCATCGTGGAGATCGGTACTATAAACGAGGTGTTCGGAAATCCCAAACACCCCTACACCCAGGCGCTGCTAACTGCTGTGCCGGTGCCGGACCCGGCGGCGAGGAGACAACACGCCATTCCCCGGGGCGAAATCCCCTCGGCGGTGAATCCACCCCCGGGATGCCGTTTTCATACCCGGTGTCCCATCGCGGATGAGCAGTGCAGCAGTATCCTCCCGGACATGGTGGAGATCTCGCCCACGCACCGGGCGGCCTGCCGGCTGATCCGATAG
- a CDS encoding ABC transporter ATP-binding protein, whose amino-acid sequence MLSLKELSIHYSTFDGTVKAVDRASLDLPTGQVVGLVGESGCGKSTLGLSILRLVRPPGGIAGGKIVFEGEDLVTKKESEMRAIRGSRIAMVFQDPMTSLNPLVRIDRHFLETIASHENGVSESLALKRIETLVEHLGISRSRLHEYPHQLSGGMRQRIMIGLGLILNPRLIIADEPTNSLDVIVEAHFLDLLNDLKEEFNLTILLITHNMGIVAELADRVAVMYAGTIVEEGDVFNLFKNPLHPYTRGLLASIPNIKIDQTKLFTMSGSPPNLIDPPTGCSFHPRCPEVMDICRIKEPRGITNNGRRVECFLYGEGTA is encoded by the coding sequence ATTCTTTCTCTAAAAGAGCTGTCCATACATTATTCCACGTTCGATGGAACCGTGAAGGCCGTCGACCGGGCGAGCCTCGACCTCCCCACCGGGCAGGTGGTGGGACTGGTCGGCGAGAGCGGCTGCGGCAAATCGACCCTTGGCCTTTCGATTCTCCGGTTGGTTCGTCCTCCCGGCGGCATCGCCGGCGGGAAGATCGTCTTCGAGGGTGAGGACCTGGTGACGAAAAAGGAAAGCGAGATGCGCGCAATCAGGGGATCCCGCATCGCGATGGTCTTCCAGGACCCCATGACGTCTCTCAATCCCCTCGTTCGTATCGACCGCCATTTCCTGGAAACCATCGCCTCCCACGAAAACGGGGTGAGTGAAAGCCTCGCTCTCAAGCGCATCGAGACCCTCGTGGAGCATTTGGGCATCTCCCGCTCCCGGCTCCACGAATATCCCCACCAGCTCTCCGGCGGCATGCGACAGCGCATCATGATCGGCCTGGGGCTGATTCTCAACCCGAGGCTTATCATCGCCGACGAGCCGACGAATTCCCTGGACGTCATCGTCGAGGCGCATTTCCTGGACCTCCTCAACGACCTGAAGGAGGAATTCAACCTGACGATTCTTCTGATCACTCACAATATGGGTATCGTCGCGGAGCTGGCTGATCGCGTTGCGGTGATGTATGCCGGCACCATCGTCGAGGAGGGGGATGTGTTCAACCTCTTCAAGAATCCCCTGCACCCCTACACCCGGGGGCTGTTGGCGTCGATACCGAACATCAAGATCGACCAGACGAAACTCTTTACCATGTCCGGCTCGCCGCCGAACCTCATCGATCCCCCCACCGGCTGCTCATTCCATCCCCGGTGTCCGGAAGTGATGGATATCTGTCGGATCAAAGAGCCGAGGGGCATCACCAACAACGGCAGGCGTGTGGAGTGTTTCCTGTACGGGGAGGGGACGGCATGA
- a CDS encoding ABC transporter permease, which yields MFTHILRKPFRFFITMGKKHRAEWYIVVVGGIILSVIIFMSVFAPFLAPYDPLASVGDPFTPPGKDFIMGTNNLGFDVYSRILHGSRTILLVSITAALFSAFVGIPIGLVSGYYGGKLDRILALVMDSIYSFPGLILAIVMAAMLGPGVINISLAIAVIYIPTYFRMVRGQVLSVKEEIYVEAARSIGARAITIMVRYIFPNVIASLAVVFSLNVADAILTEAGLSYLGLGLPPDLPDWGIDLSKGKVFVPLGTWWIVTFPGLMITLVALSFTMIGEGLNEILNPRLKEH from the coding sequence ATGTTCACTCACATTCTCAGAAAACCGTTTCGTTTCTTCATCACGATGGGCAAAAAGCACCGGGCCGAATGGTATATTGTCGTCGTGGGCGGGATCATTCTCTCGGTGATCATCTTCATGTCGGTCTTCGCGCCGTTTTTGGCGCCCTACGACCCCCTAGCCAGCGTGGGCGATCCCTTTACCCCCCCCGGTAAAGACTTCATCATGGGGACCAACAACCTGGGATTCGACGTCTATTCCCGGATACTCCACGGTTCCCGGACGATCCTTCTGGTCTCCATCACCGCGGCGCTCTTTTCCGCTTTTGTGGGGATTCCCATCGGGCTGGTGTCCGGCTACTACGGCGGCAAGCTGGACCGGATACTCGCCCTGGTGATGGACTCCATTTATTCCTTTCCGGGGCTGATCCTGGCCATCGTCATGGCGGCCATGCTGGGGCCCGGCGTCATCAACATCTCTCTCGCCATCGCCGTCATCTACATCCCCACCTACTTTCGGATGGTCCGGGGGCAGGTTCTCTCCGTCAAAGAGGAGATCTATGTGGAGGCGGCGAGGTCCATCGGCGCCCGTGCGATTACCATCATGGTGCGGTACATTTTTCCAAACGTCATCGCCTCGCTGGCGGTGGTGTTCTCCCTGAACGTGGCGGACGCGATCCTCACAGAGGCCGGCCTGTCGTATCTGGGGCTTGGCCTGCCGCCGGATCTGCCGGACTGGGGTATCGACCTCTCCAAGGGGAAGGTCTTTGTGCCCCTGGGCACCTGGTGGATTGTCACCTTTCCCGGCCTGATGATTACCCTGGTAGCCCTGTCGTTCACCATGATCGGCGAGGGCCTCAACGAGATACTCAACCCGCGGCTGAAGGAGCACTAG
- a CDS encoding ABC transporter permease — protein MRSLLAYIITRLFLTIPMILILLTIVFFIVRVMPGDPVIAMLGPKGTPEMIEEMRHQLGLDKPVISFGLDNQYVDYLSDLLHGDLGVSTYYKVPVWEKLKLYFPATLELTIFGLFIAFGVGIFSGAFAAEKRKTVADYSIRLYGIAIYSIPIFWLGLMLQIIFGVWLNDITGGRFAFPIAGRISARISPEVITGLFVLDGIITGSWKQVVNSLFHLTLPAMTLGLVLSGIFVRLTRANMLDVLKQDYILSADARGVRRRKVVYRHALKNAFVPVLTMMGLQFAYLMAGAVLTETTFSWPGMGSYLVEAVNYRDFPAIQGTIIFIALLVASISLVVDIIYAFIDPRVRY, from the coding sequence ATGAGATCTCTCTTGGCATATATCATCACGCGCCTTTTCCTCACAATCCCGATGATCCTCATACTGCTGACGATTGTATTCTTCATCGTCCGGGTGATGCCCGGAGATCCGGTCATCGCCATGCTGGGACCCAAGGGGACCCCGGAGATGATCGAGGAGATGCGCCACCAGCTGGGTCTGGACAAACCCGTCATCAGCTTCGGGCTGGACAACCAGTATGTCGACTACCTGAGCGACCTCCTGCACGGCGACCTGGGAGTCTCCACCTACTACAAGGTCCCGGTCTGGGAAAAGCTCAAACTCTACTTTCCGGCAACGTTGGAGCTGACGATTTTCGGGCTTTTTATCGCCTTCGGGGTGGGTATATTTTCGGGGGCATTCGCCGCCGAAAAAAGGAAGACCGTCGCGGATTATTCCATTCGATTATACGGCATCGCAATATATTCCATACCGATCTTCTGGCTGGGGCTGATGCTCCAGATCATTTTCGGGGTGTGGCTGAACGACATCACCGGGGGGCGGTTCGCCTTTCCCATCGCGGGGCGTATCAGTGCCCGAATATCTCCTGAGGTGATCACGGGGCTCTTCGTTTTGGACGGCATCATCACCGGGAGCTGGAAGCAGGTGGTGAACTCTCTGTTTCACCTCACCCTTCCCGCCATGACCCTGGGGCTTGTCCTGTCGGGGATTTTCGTCCGCCTGACACGGGCCAACATGCTCGATGTCCTCAAGCAGGACTATATCCTCTCCGCCGACGCCCGGGGCGTCAGGAGAAGAAAGGTCGTCTATCGTCACGCCCTCAAAAACGCCTTCGTCCCGGTGCTGACCATGATGGGGTTGCAGTTCGCCTATCTCATGGCCGGGGCCGTACTGACCGAAACCACCTTTTCCTGGCCAGGCATGGGGAGCTATCTGGTGGAGGCGGTCAACTACCGGGATTTCCCGGCCATACAGGGTACGATCATCTTCATCGCGCTCTTGGTGGCGTCCATATCTCTGGTCGTCGATATCATCTACGCATTCATCGACCCCCGGGTCCGGTATTGA
- a CDS encoding peptide ABC transporter substrate-binding protein: MKRISSKCTILALILGLALFGALLAGCEKPAPVDGPDEPMEESVIIIGTTDKVTDLDPGEAYDFYTWEIFQNIASGLLTYEPGTTELVPGLAAEWPEVSDDGTEYTFKLREGLTFSDGTPFNAEAVKYSIDRVITTKGDPSWLVDDFVESVEVVDEYTVKFILKGTFAYFPALVASVPYFPVSPNIYPADEVVTDPSELVAIGPYKVESFVREVELVLVKNPDYYGEPAKNDKIIMKYYKDATTMRLAVEKGEIDIAWKSLNPTDIADLKQNPELKVVEAAGAYIRYLCFVCNGDPFSDKILREAVACALDRTSVAEKIFLNTVEPLYSMVPIGMWGHKDSFKETWGEYNVEKAKELLAELGYNEENPFSFELWYTPTHYGDTESDMALILKQGLEATGVMKVELKSAEWGTYVDNFDIGNMGAFLLGWYPDYIDPDDYTSPFALSTASDSMGIFYQDPVMDEYLLGAQVAPKEKDRVALYEDAQDYWALEVPTAPIFQGKLFLVTQPDIAGIKVAPTMIFNYKTVYRE, translated from the coding sequence ATGAAACGCATTTCTTCAAAATGTACGATTCTCGCCCTGATCCTTGGGCTGGCCCTCTTCGGCGCCCTGTTGGCAGGCTGCGAGAAGCCGGCTCCTGTTGATGGGCCCGATGAGCCGATGGAGGAGTCGGTTATCATCATCGGTACCACCGACAAGGTGACCGACTTGGACCCGGGTGAAGCCTATGACTTCTACACCTGGGAGATTTTTCAGAACATCGCATCTGGACTTTTGACCTACGAACCCGGCACCACCGAGCTGGTTCCGGGACTCGCCGCAGAGTGGCCCGAAGTCTCCGATGACGGCACAGAGTATACCTTCAAGCTTCGCGAGGGCCTGACCTTTTCCGACGGCACGCCCTTCAACGCCGAAGCGGTGAAGTACTCCATCGACAGGGTCATCACCACCAAGGGAGATCCCTCCTGGCTGGTGGATGACTTCGTCGAGAGCGTGGAAGTGGTCGACGAATATACCGTCAAGTTCATACTGAAAGGCACCTTCGCATATTTTCCGGCTCTGGTCGCGTCCGTTCCCTATTTTCCCGTGAGCCCCAATATCTATCCGGCCGACGAGGTGGTCACCGATCCCTCCGAGCTGGTTGCCATCGGACCCTACAAGGTAGAGAGCTTCGTGCGGGAGGTGGAGCTGGTCTTGGTGAAAAATCCTGACTACTACGGCGAACCGGCCAAGAACGACAAGATCATCATGAAATACTACAAGGACGCCACCACCATGCGGCTCGCCGTCGAAAAGGGCGAAATCGATATCGCGTGGAAGTCCCTCAATCCCACCGACATCGCGGATCTCAAGCAGAATCCGGAGCTGAAGGTGGTTGAGGCCGCGGGCGCCTACATTCGCTACCTCTGCTTTGTCTGCAACGGCGATCCCTTCAGCGACAAGATCCTCCGGGAAGCGGTGGCGTGCGCTCTGGATCGGACATCCGTCGCCGAAAAGATTTTCCTCAATACCGTCGAGCCGCTCTATTCCATGGTGCCCATTGGCATGTGGGGTCACAAGGATTCCTTCAAGGAGACCTGGGGCGAGTACAACGTCGAGAAGGCCAAGGAGCTCCTGGCGGAATTGGGATACAACGAGGAAAATCCCTTCTCCTTCGAGCTGTGGTACACTCCCACCCATTACGGTGACACCGAATCCGACATGGCCCTTATCCTGAAGCAGGGTCTGGAGGCCACAGGCGTGATGAAGGTGGAACTCAAGAGCGCCGAGTGGGGAACCTATGTCGACAACTTCGACATCGGGAACATGGGCGCCTTCCTGTTGGGATGGTATCCGGACTACATCGACCCGGATGATTATACATCCCCCTTCGCCCTGTCCACGGCGTCTGACAGCATGGGCATCTTCTATCAGGATCCGGTCATGGACGAGTACCTCCTGGGCGCTCAGGTGGCCCCCAAGGAAAAAGACAGGGTCGCTTTGTACGAGGACGCTCAGGATTACTGGGCGCTGGAAGTGCCGACCGCCCCGATTTTCCAGGGCAAACTCTTCCTGGTGACCCAGCCGGATATCGCCGGCATCAAGGTCGCCCCGACCATGATTTTCAACTACAAGACCGTCTATCGTGAATAG
- a CDS encoding CoA-binding protein: MSTQDFWDAVFTPKTAAVVGKTGSMKGGYMFVSALRTFGFTGTLYVVSTDNEGGLGYDTYDRIDDLPNGIDYAILAVPAIQVPDAVRGLAAKGVRIVHVFSSGFSDLENAEGKKRTDALMTAARETGVRIIGPNCLGVFSPTSRLTYPPGVFPQEKGRIGFVSQSGGSAQSLAWSGKHHKMFVSKAVSLGNSVDLSVEDFLAYLIDDDETEIIALYLEGTANGRRLAELLSRASKKKPVVVLKVGLTEAGERAVSSHTGIMAGSGHLWEAALSQSGSVTVATFDELTETLSALDKLTGRPKTVPPGIRVALINRGGGEGVIAADVLPRMGIHVPSYTDKTVKRIADLIPDAGTGFKNPLDFSAVGGYPGIFEKMLDIIDEDEATDAIIYQHHIEFAHLFREGYNRYLMEAIADFNDRSRKALYVVLPLYYSGEEWLESFMYLTGRGVPVSPAIIPAAHVVANVSACLNRNRD, encoded by the coding sequence ATGAGCACACAGGATTTCTGGGACGCGGTCTTCACACCGAAAACAGCGGCGGTTGTCGGGAAAACCGGCTCCATGAAGGGCGGCTATATGTTCGTCAGCGCCCTGAGGACGTTCGGGTTCACCGGAACGCTCTATGTGGTCTCCACCGACAATGAGGGAGGCCTGGGATACGACACCTATGACCGCATTGATGATCTGCCGAACGGCATCGACTATGCGATACTTGCGGTGCCGGCGATCCAGGTGCCCGACGCCGTCCGGGGGCTGGCGGCGAAAGGGGTGCGGATCGTCCATGTTTTTTCCTCCGGCTTTTCGGACCTGGAGAATGCTGAAGGTAAAAAAAGAACCGATGCCCTCATGACCGCCGCCCGTGAGACAGGCGTCCGGATCATCGGCCCCAACTGCCTGGGCGTGTTCTCCCCCACATCACGGCTCACCTATCCCCCCGGCGTGTTCCCACAGGAAAAGGGGCGTATCGGATTCGTCTCCCAGAGCGGCGGGAGCGCCCAGTCCCTGGCATGGTCCGGGAAGCACCACAAGATGTTTGTCAGCAAGGCGGTGAGCCTCGGCAACTCCGTCGACCTCTCCGTTGAGGACTTTCTGGCCTATCTCATCGACGATGACGAAACGGAGATCATCGCCCTGTACCTGGAGGGGACGGCGAACGGACGGCGCTTGGCCGAGCTTTTATCCCGGGCGTCGAAGAAGAAACCGGTGGTGGTGCTGAAGGTGGGGCTGACCGAGGCCGGGGAACGGGCGGTGAGCTCGCACACCGGCATCATGGCGGGATCCGGCCACCTGTGGGAGGCGGCGCTCTCCCAGAGCGGGTCGGTGACGGTGGCGACCTTCGACGAGCTGACGGAGACCCTCTCGGCCCTGGACAAGCTCACCGGAAGGCCGAAGACCGTCCCCCCGGGCATCCGGGTCGCTCTGATCAACCGGGGCGGCGGTGAGGGGGTGATCGCCGCGGATGTGCTGCCGCGCATGGGGATTCACGTCCCGTCGTACACGGATAAGACCGTCAAGAGGATCGCCGATCTCATCCCGGACGCAGGAACCGGATTCAAGAACCCGCTGGACTTCTCGGCGGTGGGGGGATATCCGGGGATATTCGAGAAGATGCTCGACATCATCGACGAGGACGAGGCCACCGACGCGATCATATACCAGCATCACATCGAGTTCGCCCACCTCTTTCGCGAAGGATACAACCGCTACCTGATGGAGGCGATCGCCGACTTCAACGACCGGTCGAGAAAGGCGCTGTACGTGGTGCTGCCGCTCTACTATTCCGGTGAGGAGTGGCTCGAGTCATTTATGTACCTGACCGGGCGGGGGGTGCCGGTATCGCCCGCCATCATCCCCGCCGCTCACGTGGTGGCGAACGTCTCCGCCTGTCTCAATCGTAACAGGGACTAA
- the mdh gene encoding malate dehydrogenase: MMPKRNKIAVVGAGHVGESCALFSATKELGDVVLIDIMEDMPKGKALDILEGSPVGGFDVSVTGGGSAASLSGADVVIITAGSARKPGMSRDDLLNVNAKIVGSVAEDIKKYALDAFVIVVTNPLDVMAWLVKETTGFDRRRIVGMAGALDSARFRAFIAMELDVSVKDVHALVLGGHGDGMVPLVRCASVSGVPISSLMEKSTIDRLVERTRKAGGEIVGLLGDGSAYVSPAASAVMMAEAYLKDQKRVMGASACLQGEYGIEDIYLGVPVKLSGRGLEEIIEIDLSREERAMLVASAEEVRKQIDLIR, encoded by the coding sequence ATGATGCCCAAACGGAATAAGATAGCGGTGGTGGGGGCCGGGCACGTGGGGGAATCCTGCGCGTTGTTTTCCGCCACAAAGGAATTGGGGGACGTCGTCCTCATCGATATCATGGAGGATATGCCGAAGGGCAAGGCGTTGGATATCCTGGAGGGATCCCCGGTGGGAGGCTTCGACGTGTCTGTCACCGGCGGCGGGAGCGCCGCGTCTCTTTCCGGGGCGGACGTGGTGATCATCACCGCCGGCTCCGCCCGAAAGCCCGGAATGAGCCGGGACGATCTTCTGAACGTCAATGCCAAAATCGTCGGCTCCGTGGCGGAAGATATAAAGAAGTACGCACTCGACGCCTTCGTCATCGTGGTGACCAACCCCCTGGATGTGATGGCGTGGCTGGTGAAGGAGACCACTGGGTTCGATCGACGGCGGATCGTCGGCATGGCCGGCGCCCTGGACAGCGCCCGGTTCCGGGCCTTCATCGCGATGGAGCTCGATGTCTCGGTGAAAGACGTACATGCCCTGGTTCTGGGAGGACACGGGGACGGCATGGTGCCGCTCGTCCGGTGCGCCTCGGTCTCCGGCGTGCCGATTTCCAGTCTGATGGAGAAAAGCACCATAGACCGGCTGGTGGAGCGGACCCGGAAGGCCGGTGGTGAGATCGTGGGGCTGTTGGGGGACGGCAGCGCCTATGTCTCTCCGGCGGCGTCGGCGGTGATGATGGCCGAAGCCTACCTCAAAGACCAAAAGCGGGTCATGGGGGCGTCGGCCTGTCTCCAAGGTGAATACGGCATCGAGGATATCTACCTGGGGGTGCCGGTGAAGCTGTCCGGCCGGGGGCTGGAGGAGATCATAGAAATCGACCTCTCCCGCGAGGAGCGGGCGATGCTCGTCGCCTCCGCCGAGGAGGTCAGAAAGCAGATCGACCTTATTCGATGA
- the icd gene encoding isocitrate dehydrogenase (NADP(+)), which produces MSAHDYAPPSGGGKITIQKDGALVVPDNPIIPFIRGDGIGPDIWNATEIVVDAAVRLAYDQKRTIVWFEVPAGEKAKEDLGEWLPKETFDAIREYRVAIKGPLTTPVGGGIRSLNVTLRHVLDLYACVRPVKYIPGVPSPVKRPELVDMVIFRENMEDVYSGIEWERGSVDAKKMIDLLDTEFNVTIPQDAGIGIKPISTSRTKNLVRRAIRYALAHGRDSVTLVHKGNIMKFTEGAFKEWGFELAKEEFGDVTIQESELSGDVPKGKVLIKDRIADAMFQQVLLRPAEYSIIATPNLNGDYLSDALAAQIGGLGMAPGANIGDEAALFEATHGTAPKYTGQDKVNPSSLILSAAMMLDHMGWTEAADLIRRGIEGAVAEKRVTYDLERQMEGAVKVSCSGFANAIVENMDK; this is translated from the coding sequence ATGAGCGCACACGACTATGCACCTCCCTCAGGCGGGGGAAAAATCACCATACAAAAAGACGGCGCCCTCGTCGTCCCCGATAATCCGATCATCCCCTTCATCCGGGGCGACGGCATCGGCCCGGATATCTGGAACGCCACAGAGATTGTGGTGGACGCGGCGGTGAGACTGGCGTATGACCAAAAGCGGACAATCGTCTGGTTTGAGGTGCCCGCGGGCGAGAAGGCGAAAGAGGACCTCGGTGAATGGCTGCCGAAGGAAACATTCGACGCCATCCGGGAATACCGGGTGGCCATCAAGGGTCCCCTGACCACGCCGGTGGGTGGGGGCATCAGGAGTCTCAACGTGACCCTTCGCCATGTGTTGGATCTCTACGCCTGTGTGCGGCCGGTGAAATACATCCCCGGAGTCCCCTCCCCGGTCAAGCGCCCCGAGTTGGTGGACATGGTGATCTTTCGGGAGAACATGGAGGACGTCTATTCCGGCATCGAGTGGGAGAGGGGGAGCGTTGATGCGAAAAAAATGATCGATCTTCTGGATACGGAGTTCAATGTTACCATTCCGCAGGATGCGGGAATCGGCATCAAGCCCATCAGCACAAGCCGCACAAAAAACCTGGTCCGCCGGGCGATTCGCTACGCCCTGGCCCACGGTCGGGATTCCGTTACCCTGGTGCACAAGGGAAACATCATGAAGTTCACCGAGGGGGCCTTCAAGGAGTGGGGATTTGAGCTGGCAAAAGAAGAGTTCGGTGATGTGACGATTCAGGAATCGGAGCTTTCGGGTGATGTCCCCAAGGGAAAGGTATTGATCAAGGACCGTATCGCCGATGCCATGTTCCAGCAGGTCCTGCTGCGCCCGGCGGAGTACTCCATCATCGCCACCCCAAACCTCAACGGAGATTACCTCTCCGACGCCCTGGCGGCCCAGATCGGCGGCCTGGGGATGGCTCCGGGCGCCAACATCGGCGACGAGGCGGCGCTCTTCGAGGCCACCCACGGCACGGCGCCGAAATACACCGGCCAGGACAAGGTCAACCCCAGCTCCCTGATTCTCTCGGCGGCCATGATGCTCGATCACATGGGATGGACCGAAGCCGCGGACCTGATACGGCGGGGCATCGAAGGGGCCGTGGCCGAAAAGCGGGTGACCTATGACCTGGAGCGGCAGATGGAGGGGGCCGTGAAGGTCTCCTGCTCCGGATTTGCGAACGCCATCGTGGAAAACATGGATAAGTAA
- a CDS encoding 3-isopropylmalate dehydratase small subunit — protein MSSTPLQGKAFLFGDDISTDHIAPGRYFHLRSNLPELAKHVLEDARSDFAGAVAPGDFVVAGGNFGLGSSREHAPRIIRMAGVGAVIAKSFARIFFRNAINVGLPVIMLDTDGIEEGDALEIDLERGVLTDVTRGFERTFPPLPASMQKILSDGGLVDHVKKHGDLSVG, from the coding sequence ATGAGCAGCACACCATTACAGGGGAAGGCCTTTCTGTTCGGAGACGACATCTCCACCGATCACATCGCCCCGGGGCGGTATTTCCACCTCCGCTCCAACCTGCCGGAGCTGGCGAAACACGTGCTGGAGGATGCACGGAGCGACTTCGCCGGGGCCGTGGCCCCCGGGGATTTCGTGGTGGCGGGCGGAAACTTCGGCCTCGGCTCGTCCCGGGAGCACGCCCCCCGGATTATCAGGATGGCGGGGGTAGGGGCGGTGATCGCCAAATCGTTCGCCCGGATATTTTTCAGAAACGCCATCAACGTGGGACTTCCGGTCATCATGCTCGATACCGACGGCATAGAGGAGGGGGACGCCCTCGAGATCGACCTCGAGCGGGGGGTTCTTACGGACGTCACCCGGGGATTCGAGCGCACCTTTCCGCCGCTTCCCGCCTCGATGCAGAAAATCCTCAGTGATGGGGGGCTGGTGGATCATGTGAAAAAGCACGGGGACCTGTCTGTGGGGTGA
- a CDS encoding MCE family protein: MAKKTFQEIRVGIFIFIGIVLAFVMIFSIGGQEQLFQSQYDLYANFTDVAGLREGAPVRLSGVDVGTVSRIWFLSDIDAKMLGVELRLDSRVQERIRKDSVASIKTMGVLGDKYISITMGSSHESVLGDGDYIESTDPIEMYAFLDRGDKIVKNIESITESLDSLLVFMKEEESGENVASILTNIDEIVSEVREGEGTLHALIYGGKSTTEESLSSLDSSLSRLDSILTKIDEGEGTLGALVNDPSAYEDLKIILGGAKRSKALKAVVNITTKKGEEALEETEIEENEE; this comes from the coding sequence ATGGCGAAGAAGACCTTTCAGGAAATACGGGTGGGGATATTTATCTTCATCGGCATCGTGCTGGCGTTTGTGATGATATTCTCCATCGGCGGCCAGGAGCAGCTTTTTCAGTCCCAGTACGACCTGTATGCAAACTTCACCGACGTCGCGGGCCTCAGGGAGGGGGCGCCGGTGAGGCTGTCGGGTGTGGATGTTGGCACCGTATCGAGGATATGGTTTCTGTCGGACATCGACGCGAAGATGCTGGGGGTGGAGCTGCGCCTCGATTCCCGGGTCCAGGAGCGCATTCGGAAAGACAGCGTGGCCAGCATCAAGACGATGGGCGTTCTGGGGGATAAATACATCTCCATCACCATGGGCAGCTCCCACGAGTCGGTTTTGGGCGACGGCGACTATATTGAATCGACGGACCCGATTGAGATGTACGCGTTTCTGGACCGGGGCGATAAGATCGTGAAAAACATCGAGAGCATCACCGAATCCCTGGACTCCCTTCTGGTGTTCATGAAGGAGGAGGAGTCGGGGGAAAACGTGGCGTCGATCCTTACGAACATCGATGAGATCGTCTCCGAGGTCCGGGAGGGCGAGGGGACGCTCCACGCCCTGATCTACGGCGGAAAGAGCACCACCGAGGAATCCCTGAGCAGCCTGGATTCGTCTCTCTCCCGTCTGGACAGTATCCTCACCAAGATAGACGAGGGTGAGGGAACCCTGGGCGCCCTGGTCAACGATCCGTCGGCCTATGAAGATTTGAAGATCATCCTGGGTGGGGCGAAACGGAGCAAGGCGCTGAAGGCGGTGGTGAACATCACCACGAAAAAGGGGGAGGAGGCCCTGGAGGAGACGGAGATCGAGGAAAACGAAGAGTAA